A genomic stretch from Falco cherrug isolate bFalChe1 chromosome 3, bFalChe1.pri, whole genome shotgun sequence includes:
- the UTP23 gene encoding rRNA-processing protein UTP23 homolog, with protein MKLTRQKHAKKIMGFYKHSFHFREPFQVLLDGTFCQAALRNKIQIREQLPGYLDGATQLCTTRCVLKELESLGKALYGAKLIAQRFQVRKCSHQKDPVSGSACLLSMIEEGNPHHFFIATQDQDLANKVKKKAGVPLLFIIQNTMVLDKPSPKSLVFVQKLQTNQLVPEHQKQTIVQLKEKEGLAKQEGEKRRKRKRAGGPNPLSCLKKKKKTQEGQEPSAEKKKRRKRKRNRVKTEGVQSVQKNEKE; from the exons ATGAAGCTGACGCGGCAGAAGCACGCCAAGAAGATAATGGGCTTCTACAAGCACAGCTTCCACTTTCGCGAGCCCTTCCAGGTGCTGCTGGACGGCACCTTTTGCCAGGCCGCGCTCCGCAACAAGATCCAGATCCGGGAGCAGCTGCCCGGCTACCTGGACGGCGCCACGCAGCTGTGCACCACCCG aTGTGTTCTAAAAGAGCTGGAATCATTGGGGAAAGCGCTGTATGGAGCAAAATTAATCGCCCAAAGATTTCAAGTTCGAAAGTGTTCTCACCAGAAGGATCCTGTGAGTGGTTCGGCCTGTTTACTCTCTATGATTGAAGAAGGCAACCCTCATCACTTCTTTATCGCTACACAG GACCAGGATTTAGcaaacaaagtgaaaaagaaggCTGGTGTTCCTCTCCTCTTTATTATTCAGAACACTATGGTGCTAGACAAACCTTCTCCTAAATCTCTGGTATTTGTTCAAAAGTTGCAGACAAATCAGCTTGTTCCAGAGCACCAAAAACAAACTATTGTgcagcttaaagaaaaagaaggactAGCAAAGCAAGAAggtgaaaagagaagaaaacgTAAAAGGGCAGGTGGCCCCAATCCTCTCAGCtgtctgaagaagaaaaagaaaacacaggaggGTCAGGAGCCTtctgctgaaaagaagaaaagaagaaaaagaaagcgAAATAGGGTTAAAACAGAGGGTGTGCAGTCAgtgcagaagaatgaaaaagaataa